In Streptomyces sp. TS71-3, the following proteins share a genomic window:
- a CDS encoding lamin tail domain-containing protein, translating to MAVTGLSGLLAAPVHANPAGSGLVINEVYGGGGNSGSTYINDYIELFNPTGAAVDVSGWSASYYSAKGNLGGTTALSGSVPAHGYYLVQEAQGTGGTTPLPTPDASGQLALSATAGSVTLTDAGGTVADTVGFGTGAIVEGGDAPAPSNTTAVTRARPGADTDDNHADFTTGRPAPINSAGETGEGDTSGDAGDVTIAQIQGTDTGTSPLAGKTATTEGVVTAVYATGGFNGFYVETSGAGAPRPTTGLPEPRTPCSSTGRSPPAP from the coding sequence GTGGCCGTGACCGGTCTCAGCGGCCTCCTCGCCGCACCCGTCCACGCCAACCCGGCCGGTTCCGGACTGGTGATCAACGAGGTGTACGGCGGCGGTGGCAACTCCGGCTCCACGTACATAAACGACTACATCGAACTCTTCAACCCCACCGGCGCGGCCGTCGACGTGAGCGGTTGGTCGGCGTCGTACTACAGCGCCAAGGGCAACCTCGGCGGGACCACGGCCCTTTCGGGCAGCGTGCCGGCCCACGGCTACTACCTGGTCCAGGAGGCACAGGGCACCGGCGGGACCACGCCGCTGCCCACCCCCGACGCGAGCGGTCAGCTGGCGCTGTCGGCGACGGCCGGCTCGGTGACGCTGACCGACGCGGGCGGCACCGTCGCCGACACGGTCGGCTTCGGCACCGGCGCGATCGTCGAGGGCGGCGACGCTCCCGCGCCGAGCAACACCACGGCCGTCACCCGCGCGAGACCCGGGGCGGACACGGACGACAACCACGCCGACTTCACCACCGGACGGCCCGCGCCGATCAACTCGGCCGGTGAGACCGGTGAGGGGGACACGAGCGGCGACGCCGGCGACGTGACGATCGCCCAGATCCAGGGCACCGACACCGGTACCTCGCCGCTGGCAGGCAAGACGGCCACCACCGAGGGTGTCGTCACGGCGGTGTACGCGACCGGCGGGTTCAACGGCTTCTACGTCGAGACGTCAGGCGCCGGGGCACCGCGGCCGACGACAGGACTCCCGGAGCCTCGGACGCCGTGTTCGTCTACGGGTCGCAGTCCGCCGGCACCGTGA
- a CDS encoding alpha-L-fucosidase, with product MTSRRDVLKATGALAGAAALTGALSGTWTASGAAKAPEDTRKSIPDNLPEGLYNPRQRWLRAASAGLFLHWGMRTYPGFRDAASWEAAITGGGWTADYWVDEARKLDASYVVLTSFHSRLGYSRAWPSKIPGSASTKRDFLGELIDAAQAKGLHVILYMTDDPQWHAEGGFEQLDSAAYSAYKGKQVDLTTRPGFGEYSYDNFVEVMENYPGLSGFWIDNDNEYWEQNGLYELIRKRRPSWLLSNNNEDTPIMDTVSNEQKVGMVPDYDYPAALYTPMPRLTEACYKLPTKGQWWFDGSDSTVDTHLSVGRYITNAGSSVKSLMAETAQVNGKFPAQQEAFNTFMAGYLPAIRETYRDTVGGGYMYGGMQPGAWNDGAYGVVTISKRDPKVQYLHVTTAPSSGDTLTVRDNGYKVVGVSDYRSGKRLAFTQRDGRVTISGISAWDEHDTILRVRTASREGLYPQRLVKATASAAADGYPASALTDGSFLTWWDSGATLPVSITLDLGERRAVSFLAVNQREWSPTYNRETFGRKEDSARIKDYEVHVSDDGSEWGSPVLAGVLESARGVRFIDLDVPRTRYVRLTVTTTWAAETVPAFYRKLGIDEIRVGYRSPMGHGA from the coding sequence ATGACCTCCAGACGTGATGTGCTCAAGGCGACCGGCGCGCTGGCCGGCGCCGCGGCCCTCACCGGTGCGCTCTCCGGCACATGGACCGCCTCCGGCGCCGCCAAGGCGCCCGAGGACACCCGCAAGAGCATCCCCGACAACCTCCCCGAAGGCCTCTACAACCCCCGCCAGCGCTGGCTGCGCGCCGCGTCGGCCGGGCTCTTCCTGCACTGGGGGATGCGCACCTATCCCGGTTTCAGGGACGCGGCCTCCTGGGAGGCGGCGATCACCGGCGGCGGCTGGACCGCCGACTACTGGGTGGACGAGGCACGCAAGCTCGACGCCTCCTACGTGGTGCTGACCAGCTTCCACAGCCGGCTCGGCTACTCCCGGGCCTGGCCGTCGAAGATCCCCGGCAGCGCGAGCACCAAGCGGGACTTCCTGGGCGAGCTGATCGACGCCGCCCAGGCCAAGGGCCTGCACGTCATCCTCTACATGACCGACGACCCGCAGTGGCACGCCGAAGGCGGCTTCGAGCAGCTCGACTCCGCGGCCTACTCGGCGTACAAGGGCAAGCAGGTGGACCTCACCACACGGCCCGGCTTCGGCGAGTACAGCTACGACAACTTCGTGGAGGTGATGGAGAACTACCCGGGCCTTTCCGGCTTCTGGATCGACAACGACAACGAGTACTGGGAGCAGAACGGCCTCTACGAGCTGATCCGCAAGCGTCGTCCGTCCTGGCTGCTGTCCAACAACAACGAGGACACGCCGATCATGGACACCGTCAGCAACGAGCAGAAGGTGGGGATGGTCCCGGACTACGACTATCCCGCGGCCCTCTACACTCCGATGCCCCGCCTGACGGAGGCCTGCTACAAGCTGCCCACCAAGGGCCAGTGGTGGTTCGACGGCTCCGACTCGACCGTCGACACCCACCTGAGCGTCGGCCGCTACATCACCAACGCCGGCTCCTCCGTGAAGTCCCTGATGGCCGAGACCGCCCAGGTCAACGGGAAGTTCCCGGCCCAGCAGGAGGCGTTCAACACCTTCATGGCCGGCTACCTGCCCGCCATCCGCGAGACCTACCGGGACACGGTGGGCGGCGGCTACATGTATGGAGGCATGCAGCCGGGCGCGTGGAACGACGGTGCCTACGGGGTCGTCACGATCAGCAAGCGCGACCCCAAGGTGCAGTACCTGCACGTCACCACCGCACCCTCGTCCGGAGACACCCTCACGGTCCGCGACAACGGCTACAAGGTGGTCGGCGTCTCGGACTACCGCAGCGGCAAGCGGCTGGCGTTCACCCAGCGGGACGGCCGGGTGACGATCAGCGGGATCTCCGCGTGGGACGAGCACGACACGATCCTCCGGGTGCGCACCGCGAGCCGCGAGGGCCTGTACCCGCAGCGCCTGGTGAAGGCGACCGCGAGCGCGGCGGCGGACGGCTACCCGGCGTCCGCGCTCACCGACGGATCGTTCCTGACGTGGTGGGACAGCGGGGCGACGCTGCCCGTCTCGATCACCCTCGACCTCGGTGAGCGGCGGGCGGTGAGCTTCCTCGCCGTCAACCAGCGGGAGTGGTCGCCGACGTACAACCGGGAGACGTTCGGCCGCAAGGAGGACTCCGCCCGCATCAAGGACTACGAGGTGCACGTCAGCGACGACGGCTCCGAGTGGGGCTCGCCCGTGCTGGCCGGGGTCCTGGAGAGCGCCCGAGGGGTGCGCTTCATCGATCTGGACGTGCCCCGGACGCGGTACGTCCGGCTCACCGTCACCACGACGTGGGCGGCCGAGACCGTCCCGGCGTTCTACCGCAAGCTGGGCATCGACGAGATCCGCGTCGGCTACCGCTCCCCGATGGGGCACGGCGCCTGA
- a CDS encoding alpha-galactosidase, with translation MACVVVDRERRVWTLSTEHTTYALHAAGDDKLVQLHWGARLTSAETARLTGPPFTTAPYGLPLDLEEPLPVDGGLRWGVPSLQVTFPGGVRSLELVLTGDEVVQEDGGARLDLVLADRHFPLRVVLHHRVHEGSDVIERWVTLRHTGTEGEPSGEPVLVHRADSGNWLLPELTDYRCSSITGAWAAETQLQRVPLPAGEFTLTSRHGLTGHHANPWIMVDDGTATEEHGEVWSVALAWSGTWRLTAQRRFEGRAAVTAGFGHDGVTWRLAPGEELSTPPVLGLHTDGGFGAASRAWHRHGRARVLPHPAETRPVLYNSWEAVEFDIDEAGQIALAQKAADLGVELFVMDDGWFGGRTDSTAGLGDWWPNPERFPHGLRPLADKVRTLGMEFGVWVEPEMVNPDSELYRAHPDWVLHHPHRRRDELRTQLVLNFARDDVREWAFGWLDRLVGDHGVTFLKWDMNRALSQAGWPERARSGDGDQDRLWIDHTRNVYAVMDRLRARHPALRIESCAGGGGRVDFGVLARTDEVWTSDNTDAFHRQSIQHGFSQVYPAGVMAAWVTDAARAPLEYRFHVAMAGVLGIGGDLNAWTPQQLDTARRLVAEYQGIRTVVQHGEQYRLGAEPGRGLSAVQYVHGDEVALLLYRPGAGVGPSPGVLRLAGLDPDARYREDDGGPDLSGRTLMRAGLPIRDRLPAGDWASALVRLRRLP, from the coding sequence ATGGCGTGCGTCGTCGTCGACCGCGAGCGACGGGTCTGGACCCTGTCCACCGAGCACACCACCTACGCCCTGCACGCGGCCGGGGACGACAAGCTGGTGCAGCTCCACTGGGGCGCCCGGCTGACCTCTGCCGAGACGGCGCGCCTCACCGGCCCTCCGTTCACGACCGCCCCCTACGGCCTGCCGCTGGACCTGGAGGAACCGCTGCCGGTGGACGGCGGCCTGCGCTGGGGGGTGCCCTCGCTCCAGGTGACGTTCCCGGGCGGGGTGCGCTCGCTGGAACTCGTCCTGACCGGGGACGAGGTGGTGCAGGAGGACGGCGGTGCCCGGCTCGACCTGGTCCTCGCCGACCGGCACTTCCCGCTGCGGGTGGTGCTGCACCACCGGGTGCACGAGGGCTCCGACGTGATCGAGCGCTGGGTGACCCTGAGGCACACCGGGACCGAGGGCGAGCCGTCCGGCGAGCCCGTCCTGGTGCACCGGGCCGACTCGGGGAACTGGCTGCTGCCCGAGCTGACGGACTACCGGTGCAGCTCGATCACCGGGGCATGGGCAGCCGAGACGCAGCTCCAGCGGGTGCCGCTGCCGGCCGGCGAGTTCACCCTGACCAGCCGGCACGGCCTGACCGGTCACCACGCCAACCCCTGGATCATGGTCGACGACGGCACGGCGACCGAGGAGCACGGCGAGGTCTGGAGCGTGGCGCTGGCGTGGAGCGGCACGTGGCGGCTGACCGCGCAGCGGCGCTTCGAGGGCCGGGCTGCGGTCACGGCGGGTTTCGGGCACGACGGTGTCACCTGGCGCCTGGCGCCCGGTGAGGAGCTGTCCACCCCGCCGGTGCTCGGTCTCCACACCGACGGCGGGTTCGGCGCGGCCAGCCGGGCCTGGCACCGGCACGGCCGGGCCCGGGTGCTGCCGCATCCTGCGGAGACGCGTCCGGTGCTGTACAACTCCTGGGAGGCCGTCGAGTTCGACATCGACGAGGCCGGCCAGATCGCGCTCGCGCAGAAGGCCGCCGACCTGGGCGTCGAGCTGTTCGTGATGGACGACGGCTGGTTCGGCGGGCGCACGGACAGCACCGCGGGGCTCGGGGACTGGTGGCCCAACCCCGAGCGCTTCCCCCACGGCCTGCGGCCGCTGGCCGACAAGGTGCGCACCCTCGGCATGGAGTTCGGCGTCTGGGTGGAGCCGGAGATGGTCAACCCGGACAGCGAGCTCTACCGTGCCCACCCCGACTGGGTGCTGCACCACCCGCACCGGCGCCGTGACGAGCTGCGTACCCAGCTGGTCCTCAACTTCGCGCGCGACGACGTCCGCGAGTGGGCCTTCGGATGGCTGGACCGGCTGGTCGGCGACCACGGTGTGACGTTCCTGAAGTGGGACATGAACCGCGCGCTGTCCCAGGCCGGCTGGCCGGAGCGGGCCCGCAGCGGCGACGGCGACCAGGACCGGCTGTGGATCGACCACACCCGCAACGTCTACGCGGTGATGGACCGCTTGCGCGCGCGGCACCCGGCGCTGCGCATCGAGTCGTGCGCCGGAGGCGGCGGGCGGGTCGACTTCGGCGTGCTGGCCCGCACCGACGAGGTGTGGACCTCCGACAACACCGACGCCTTCCACCGGCAGTCCATCCAGCACGGCTTCAGCCAGGTCTACCCGGCCGGGGTGATGGCCGCCTGGGTCACCGACGCGGCCCGCGCCCCGCTGGAGTACCGCTTCCACGTGGCGATGGCGGGCGTCCTCGGCATCGGCGGCGACCTGAACGCGTGGACACCGCAGCAACTCGACACCGCCCGCCGGCTGGTCGCCGAGTACCAGGGGATCCGCACCGTGGTGCAGCACGGCGAGCAGTACCGGCTGGGCGCCGAGCCGGGCCGGGGCCTGTCCGCCGTGCAGTACGTGCACGGCGACGAGGTGGCCCTGCTGCTGTACCGGCCGGGCGCCGGCGTCGGGCCCTCCCCCGGCGTGCTGCGGCTGGCCGGGCTCGACCCCGACGCCCGCTACCGGGAGGACGACGGCGGCCCGGACCTGAGCGGCCGCACCCTGATGCGCGCCGGCCTGCCGATCCGCGACCGCCTGCCCGCCGGCGACTGGGCGAGCGCACTGGTGCGGCTGCGCCGCCTGCCCTGA
- a CDS encoding carbohydrate ABC transporter permease: MGALFAVPLYVVLANTFKRGTDIAPSPASLPDPPTLANLQAVMTRPDHLFWVSLTNSIVVTGLSVVVLTVLSAMLGHYLARTRSRWARVATLILLSGLMIPPQVILLPITKVLGVFHLMTTVQGLVLFNVGYYVPFGVFVFAGFVRTIPVEMEEAAAIDGAGRLTVFWRIVFPLLRPATASSVIFFGVWIWNDFIDPLVILGPGTGTTITTGIYRAVGQYQADFGTVFGLMFLATLPVLVLYLVLQKQFVRGLTNGATKG; encoded by the coding sequence CTGGGCGCGCTGTTCGCCGTACCGCTCTACGTGGTCCTGGCCAACACCTTCAAGCGGGGTACCGACATCGCGCCCAGCCCCGCCTCGCTGCCCGATCCGCCCACGCTGGCGAACCTCCAGGCGGTGATGACCCGTCCCGACCACCTCTTCTGGGTGAGCCTGACCAACAGCATTGTGGTCACCGGCCTTTCGGTGGTCGTGCTCACCGTGCTGTCCGCGATGCTCGGCCACTACCTGGCCCGCACCCGCTCGCGGTGGGCCCGGGTCGCCACCCTGATCCTGCTCTCCGGACTGATGATCCCGCCGCAGGTGATCCTGCTGCCGATCACCAAGGTGCTGGGTGTCTTCCACCTGATGACGACCGTGCAGGGCCTGGTGCTGTTCAACGTCGGCTACTACGTGCCGTTCGGCGTCTTCGTCTTCGCCGGGTTCGTCCGCACCATCCCGGTGGAGATGGAGGAGGCCGCCGCGATCGACGGGGCGGGGCGGCTGACCGTGTTCTGGCGAATCGTCTTCCCGCTGCTGCGGCCGGCCACCGCCAGCTCCGTGATCTTCTTCGGGGTGTGGATCTGGAACGACTTCATCGATCCGCTCGTCATCCTCGGCCCCGGCACGGGCACCACCATCACCACCGGTATCTACCGGGCCGTCGGCCAGTACCAGGCGGACTTCGGCACGGTCTTCGGGCTGATGTTCCTGGCCACCCTGCCGGTGCTGGTCCTCTACCTGGTGCTGCAGAAGCAGTTCGTCCGCGGTCTCACCAACGGCGCCACCAAGGGCTGA
- a CDS encoding carbohydrate ABC transporter permease, with protein MVTDVRIDQRAQPRPRVGAAASPGRSRRIRATLAHFGVFGAPGLLVYGCFVLAPVVLSFWYSLTDFNTFHPQTHFVGLDNYRTLFGDDEFLTSLRVTSVLTLIVVVVPNAAGLGIALLLNKKGWFYNAWRGVFFVPMVLSSVVVSIVWTRLLADDGVVNQALGWIGVHPVGWLSDPSLALYSVAGIMSWQMLGFCVVVYLAGLQSVPDELYEAASIDGAGRGARFRHVTWPLLAPALTINTVVMLITAFKAYDHIQVITGGGPGSGTTATVAFLTLQTGFVANHQSYASAMAVVMLLIVATASAVVLRLLQRREVSL; from the coding sequence ATGGTCACCGATGTCCGGATCGACCAGCGCGCACAGCCCCGGCCCCGGGTCGGCGCCGCGGCCTCGCCGGGCCGCTCCCGCAGGATCCGCGCGACCCTCGCCCACTTCGGCGTCTTCGGCGCGCCGGGGCTGCTCGTCTACGGATGCTTCGTCCTCGCCCCGGTGGTGCTGAGCTTCTGGTACAGCCTCACCGACTTCAACACGTTCCATCCGCAGACGCACTTCGTGGGCCTGGACAACTACCGCACCCTCTTCGGTGACGACGAGTTCCTCACGTCGCTCCGGGTCACCAGCGTCCTCACCCTGATCGTGGTGGTGGTGCCGAACGCGGCGGGGCTCGGCATCGCGCTGCTCCTCAACAAGAAGGGGTGGTTCTACAACGCCTGGCGCGGGGTGTTCTTCGTGCCGATGGTGCTCAGCTCGGTGGTGGTCTCCATCGTGTGGACCCGGCTGCTCGCCGACGACGGCGTGGTGAACCAGGCCCTCGGCTGGATCGGGGTGCACCCGGTCGGCTGGCTGTCCGACCCCTCGCTCGCGCTGTACTCGGTGGCGGGCATCATGTCCTGGCAAATGCTGGGCTTCTGCGTGGTCGTCTACCTCGCGGGGCTCCAGTCCGTGCCCGACGAGCTGTACGAGGCGGCGTCGATCGACGGCGCGGGCCGTGGCGCCCGGTTCCGCCACGTCACCTGGCCGCTGCTGGCGCCCGCCCTCACCATCAACACCGTCGTCATGCTGATCACCGCCTTCAAGGCCTACGACCACATCCAGGTCATCACGGGCGGCGGGCCCGGCAGCGGCACTACCGCGACGGTCGCCTTCCTGACCCTGCAGACCGGGTTCGTCGCCAACCACCAGAGCTACGCGTCCGCGATGGCCGTGGTGATGCTGCTGATCGTCGCCACCGCCTCGGCCGTGGTGCTGCGGCTGCTGCAACGAAGGGAAGTGTCCCTGTGA
- a CDS encoding ABC transporter substrate-binding protein: MPRTRVCSAALLALATLATVSACSVSEPSASAGGKNGQEITFLTFETPNLPPAYWDAAIKRITARYPDIKVKKLVSPSADRTAYAKQLRASGQFPDVMIAVSPSGFAEAGDLYAWQPSELKDFVVPDGGAIDGKVYQLPTNTQTIPNVYYRKSMFAAAGITAPPKTYDELLADCAKLKAKGTTPFVVGGGKDAFPSVLPLTGTVATDVYRTDPDWMVKRRAGKVGFDQPDFVGALSKLGTLARKGYIDPKMISLDYAATEQAFLKGKGAMYPMGSWFASAGDKSAIKDDIGVFRWPTGDGSELLSEYTGGGLDVNAHSKNLDAAKKFALAFQLDRKNLDANVRSDAVFPAIKGYTPPKDMGPVFNETYDLWTKAQKDKKTVKAFAWETGGDGLLPGMDAKVFAATQDVVLGRKSPKEAASYLDEEWKKAS; encoded by the coding sequence ATGCCACGAACCCGGGTCTGCTCGGCCGCGCTGCTCGCACTCGCGACGCTCGCGACGGTCAGCGCCTGCTCAGTCAGCGAGCCGTCGGCGTCGGCCGGCGGCAAGAACGGACAGGAGATCACCTTCCTGACGTTCGAGACGCCCAACCTGCCGCCCGCGTACTGGGACGCCGCGATCAAGCGGATCACCGCGCGGTACCCCGACATCAAGGTGAAGAAGCTGGTCTCGCCCAGTGCGGACCGCACCGCGTACGCCAAGCAGTTGCGCGCCTCCGGACAGTTCCCCGACGTGATGATCGCGGTGAGCCCGAGCGGTTTCGCCGAGGCCGGCGACCTCTACGCCTGGCAGCCGTCGGAGCTCAAGGACTTCGTCGTGCCGGACGGCGGCGCCATCGACGGCAAGGTGTACCAGCTGCCCACCAATACCCAGACCATCCCGAACGTCTACTACCGCAAGTCGATGTTCGCCGCGGCCGGCATCACCGCCCCGCCGAAGACGTACGACGAGCTGCTGGCCGACTGCGCCAAGCTCAAGGCCAAGGGCACCACCCCGTTCGTGGTGGGCGGCGGCAAGGACGCCTTCCCCTCGGTCCTGCCGCTGACCGGCACCGTGGCCACCGACGTCTACCGCACCGACCCCGACTGGATGGTGAAGCGCCGCGCCGGAAAGGTCGGCTTCGACCAGCCCGACTTCGTGGGCGCCCTGTCCAAGCTGGGCACCCTGGCCCGCAAGGGCTACATCGACCCGAAGATGATCTCCCTCGACTACGCGGCCACCGAGCAGGCGTTCCTCAAGGGCAAGGGCGCGATGTACCCGATGGGCTCCTGGTTCGCCTCGGCGGGCGACAAGAGCGCCATCAAGGACGACATCGGCGTCTTCCGCTGGCCCACCGGCGACGGCAGCGAGCTGCTGTCCGAGTACACCGGCGGCGGCCTGGACGTGAACGCCCACTCCAAGAACCTCGACGCCGCGAAGAAGTTCGCCCTCGCCTTCCAGCTCGACAGGAAGAACCTGGACGCGAACGTGCGCTCCGACGCCGTCTTCCCGGCGATCAAGGGGTACACGCCGCCGAAGGACATGGGACCGGTCTTCAACGAGACCTACGACCTGTGGACCAAGGCGCAGAAGGACAAGAAGACCGTGAAGGCGTTCGCCTGGGAGACCGGCGGCGACGGGCTGCTGCCCGGCATGGACGCCAAGGTCTTCGCGGCCACCCAGGACGTCGTCCTCGGTCGCAAGTCGCCCAAGGAGGCGGCCTCCTACCTGGACGAAGAGTGGAAGAAGGCATCCTGA
- a CDS encoding LacI family DNA-binding transcriptional regulator, protein MSTTNRPRRITIDDVARTTGVSRQTVSRAINDKPEIDPATRQRILTAAQEMGYRPSRFARGMVRQSTTTLGLVIADVLNPFFPEVVAGVLEAADARGWQVVIYTTSSRLSREQEIAETVVDHVDACVAFLLDTAAIGRVAGSGMPFVLLGNEDRPVDVPTIRIDFGSGIRQAFDHLIARGHRRIAMIDDRDRAESEAPDVRSGLFTQVALECGLEVDPRWRQLAGNSMQGGAAAMERLLETAPEVTAVVSYNDMIAIGAMRHALARGRDVPGDCAFVGFDGLALGELVDPPLTTLAIDKRRLGQAAVEQVAEQMAGTGGKGETAIRTQLVVREST, encoded by the coding sequence GTGTCCACAACGAACAGGCCGCGCCGCATCACCATCGACGACGTGGCGCGCACCACAGGGGTGTCGCGGCAGACCGTCTCCCGGGCGATCAACGACAAGCCGGAGATCGATCCCGCGACCCGGCAGCGCATCCTGACCGCGGCCCAGGAGATGGGCTACCGGCCGAGCCGCTTCGCCCGCGGCATGGTGAGGCAGTCCACCACCACGCTCGGCCTGGTGATCGCGGACGTGCTGAACCCGTTCTTCCCCGAGGTGGTGGCCGGCGTGCTGGAGGCCGCCGACGCGCGGGGCTGGCAGGTGGTGATCTACACCACCTCCTCCCGGCTCAGCAGGGAGCAGGAGATCGCGGAGACCGTCGTGGACCATGTGGACGCGTGTGTCGCGTTCCTCCTCGACACCGCGGCCATCGGGCGCGTCGCCGGCTCCGGCATGCCCTTCGTGCTGCTCGGCAACGAGGACCGGCCGGTCGACGTGCCCACCATCCGGATCGACTTCGGCTCCGGCATCCGGCAGGCATTCGACCACCTGATCGCTCGCGGGCACCGCAGGATCGCCATGATCGACGACCGGGACCGCGCGGAGTCCGAGGCGCCGGACGTGCGCAGCGGGCTGTTCACCCAGGTCGCCCTGGAGTGCGGCCTTGAGGTCGACCCCCGCTGGCGGCAGCTCGCCGGGAACTCCATGCAGGGCGGGGCGGCGGCCATGGAACGGCTGCTGGAGACGGCTCCGGAGGTGACGGCCGTCGTCTCCTACAACGACATGATCGCCATCGGCGCCATGCGGCACGCCCTGGCCCGCGGCCGCGACGTGCCGGGCGACTGCGCCTTCGTCGGGTTCGACGGCCTCGCGCTGGGCGAGTTGGTGGACCCGCCGCTGACCACCCTCGCCATCGACAAGCGCCGGCTCGGCCAGGCCGCCGTCGAGCAGGTGGCGGAGCAGATGGCGGGCACCGGCGGCAAGGGGGAGACGGCGATCCGGACGCAGCTGGTGGTGCGGGAGTCGACCTGA
- a CDS encoding GAF domain-containing protein codes for MSLTPDHSAQSAEERTHRLQVLGLNGVGADATFDRVAGLAASLTGSPLALVNLISTERQMYRGLYVPPQGEERVETGDGVVFDLSDMAREGPADAGFCPHVVAENALLALDDVFDYPRFKGNPVVNTLGVRSYLGTPLRDHTGAVLGTLCVLDTKPRKWDQGRKDGLMELSQTLLSEFKLRDSILTQQQQLFAIFDRAPFPIMLTEGPEHLLRYANSTQGDAFGLVPRLSRGRDSLSGLDSVGVFRTMDQAFHTGQTITLPEAQLIPYNSSSPKTYSFTCTPVKLSPRTSVISGVLTVAMDITGDPSGGQESRHIAAQFGDRFDQIGSGAGGHL; via the coding sequence ATGTCCCTGACTCCTGATCATTCTGCGCAGTCGGCCGAGGAACGTACCCACCGCCTACAGGTCCTCGGTCTCAACGGCGTCGGCGCCGACGCCACGTTCGACCGTGTCGCGGGCCTCGCCGCGTCCCTTACCGGGTCCCCGCTCGCCCTTGTGAACCTCATCAGCACCGAGCGGCAGATGTACCGTGGCCTGTATGTCCCTCCTCAGGGAGAGGAACGCGTCGAGACCGGCGACGGGGTTGTCTTCGATCTCAGCGACATGGCCCGTGAGGGGCCGGCCGACGCGGGTTTCTGCCCTCATGTCGTCGCCGAGAACGCGCTACTGGCCCTTGACGATGTCTTCGACTACCCCAGGTTCAAGGGCAACCCGGTGGTCAACACCCTGGGTGTGCGCTCGTACCTGGGAACGCCGCTCCGCGATCACACGGGCGCGGTCCTCGGCACCCTCTGCGTGCTCGACACCAAGCCGCGCAAGTGGGATCAGGGGCGCAAGGACGGGCTGATGGAGCTCAGCCAGACGCTCCTGTCGGAGTTCAAGCTGCGGGACAGCATCCTCACCCAGCAGCAGCAGCTCTTCGCGATCTTCGACCGTGCGCCTTTCCCCATCATGCTCACCGAGGGCCCCGAGCATCTGCTGCGCTATGCCAACTCCACCCAGGGCGATGCCTTCGGTCTCGTGCCGCGCCTCAGCCGTGGTCGGGACTCGCTCAGCGGTCTTGATTCCGTGGGCGTCTTCAGGACCATGGACCAGGCCTTCCATACCGGGCAGACGATCACTCTGCCGGAGGCCCAGCTGATCCCGTACAACTCCTCGTCTCCCAAGACCTACTCCTTCACCTGCACGCCCGTGAAGCTCTCGCCGAGGACCTCCGTCATCAGCGGGGTACTCACCGTGGCCATGGACATCACCGGGGACCCCTCGGGTGGCCAGGAGTCGCGTCACATCGCCGCCCAGTTCGGGGACCGGTTCGACCAGATAGGTTCGGGTGCCGGCGGGCATCTCTAG